Proteins from one Clostridia bacterium genomic window:
- a CDS encoding Tm-1-like ATP-binding domain-containing protein: MKSVVLIGTLDTKGEQLDYLRERIRSRGHRVILIDVSMKEASRYPAEVSAEEVARLAGEDIRALRESPDRFRVTEGMTLGAMRKARELAERGELDGIVAFGGTTLALLGARVMHSLPFGIPKIIAVPAAMPTYIKEWFGAADIVVMQMVFEAAGTNAMLLYVLDQVAGMVSGMVEESRERASLRLPFPSVAITEMGFCTRCAREVERLLKDRGYEVCSFHAQGISDRAMDQLIGQGYFDALIDIVPAGLIEEALKGNRAAGPDRLRAPLERGIPVVLAPCCLNLTGCGPTRPDRERFASRPRIMEIDALRAMTRLNREELEMCARLYADRLNLARGPVRFLIPTRGWSSLDREGAVLYDPEEDRFFVEVLRQHLKPGIEVLEVDCNLEDPAFARALVDSAVTLMSMGSAAAVV; this comes from the coding sequence GTGAAAAGCGTGGTGCTCATCGGCACTCTGGATACCAAGGGAGAGCAGCTTGATTACCTGCGAGAAAGGATTCGGTCCCGGGGTCACCGGGTCATCCTGATAGACGTGAGCATGAAGGAAGCCTCACGGTACCCCGCCGAGGTGTCGGCAGAGGAAGTCGCCCGGCTGGCAGGAGAAGACATCCGGGCGCTGAGGGAGTCGCCCGACCGGTTCCGGGTAACCGAGGGTATGACTCTGGGGGCCATGCGTAAGGCCCGAGAACTCGCGGAGCGGGGGGAGCTGGACGGCATCGTGGCCTTCGGGGGTACCACCCTTGCTCTTCTGGGCGCCCGGGTAATGCACAGCCTGCCCTTCGGGATACCGAAGATTATCGCCGTTCCTGCGGCCATGCCCACTTACATCAAGGAATGGTTCGGAGCGGCAGATATTGTGGTTATGCAGATGGTTTTCGAGGCCGCGGGAACCAACGCCATGCTGCTCTACGTACTGGATCAGGTAGCAGGGATGGTTTCCGGAATGGTGGAGGAGAGCCGCGAGCGGGCTTCCTTGCGTCTGCCCTTTCCTTCCGTGGCCATTACCGAGATGGGATTTTGCACCCGCTGCGCGCGGGAGGTGGAGAGGCTCCTCAAGGATAGGGGATACGAGGTGTGCTCGTTTCACGCCCAGGGTATCAGCGACCGGGCCATGGATCAGTTGATCGGCCAGGGTTATTTTGACGCCCTCATCGACATTGTGCCTGCCGGGCTCATAGAGGAGGCGCTGAAAGGCAACCGGGCGGCGGGCCCGGACCGCCTGCGGGCTCCGCTGGAAAGGGGGATACCCGTGGTGCTGGCGCCCTGCTGCCTGAACCTTACCGGGTGCGGCCCTACCCGACCGGACAGGGAGCGCTTTGCCTCCCGTCCCCGGATAATGGAGATCGACGCCCTGCGGGCCATGACCCGGCTGAACCGGGAAGAGTTGGAAATGTGCGCCCGGCTGTATGCGGATCGGCTCAACCTCGCCCGCGGTCCGGTACGGTTCCTCATTCCCACCCGGGGATGGTCCTCGCTGGACCGCGAGGGGGCGGTGCTCTACGATCCGGAGGAGGACCGGTTCTTTGTGGAGGTGCTGAGGCAGCACCTCAAGCCGGGAATCGAAGTGCTGGAGGTGGACTGTAACCTCGAGGACCCGGCCTTTGCTCGGGCCCTGGTGGACAGCGCGGTGACGCTGATGAGCATGGGTTCGGCTGCGGCGGTGGTCTAG